The Ascaphus truei isolate aAscTru1 chromosome 20, aAscTru1.hap1, whole genome shotgun sequence genome includes the window TAAATGGGATTCCTaaattaaagggatttttttaaTAGGGGGCAGTAACAGGGACTTATAGTGATGGAGATTAAAGGGGATTTGTAATGTGGAACAATAAAGTGGATTTCTGGTTGGAGAAAGTATAAGGGGATTTGTAATGTGAAATAATACAGGGGACAGTAAAGGGacatttattatattttgttacaTACCTGCGGCCGCAGTTGTGGTGGCAGCTGTGGTCACAATTGTGGTGGCAGCTGTGGTGGCAACTGTGGTGGCAGCTGTCGTTGTGTTGTCATCAGCAGCTATAAGGAAAATACAAGAGGTTATGTAAAGAATTTGTGACACATAACTTAGGTTGGGATTTGCTAAATGAGATGCCGGATGTCGGACCCTAAACCCGCATTATCTTTAATGGCAGTTAAGGCAGGATTGGGGTTTGATAACACACATCGGACCTTAGTAAGTCTCCCGATTAGATTTATAGGACCGTATTTACCAAGCAGTCATTTGTCAGAACACACCACCCAGTGCTAGAAGGCGACTTATAGACCATAGACTGGAATTGTCCATACCGACGGTGTCTTCTTCCACCACCGGAAGGTCTCTTATGGCAGAAGACGCCTAAGCAAACCTGGCTGCTAATATATTGCCCCATGATTAAGCCCCCCTATCCCACTAACAGTGACTAAATATGGGGGTTCTAATAATGAAATAATGTAACATGTTTTATAATATACCTGTGTCTCTTTCATCTGTTAAATACAGTATCTCACCCCTTTCTCGCTTGTATTTCATTATTTATCTTTATCTCTTTACTTGatttactttctctctctctatatattatGTATCTGTGCTTCTtatcctctttctctcttttcctatttttctctctctttatcactCTCTTCACctctaacactctctctctcttcatctctATCGCTCTCTCTTCAtctctaacactctctctctaacacacccTCCCTAACACTCCCTCCCTAACACTCCCTCTTCATCTCTATCAATCACTCTCTTCATCTCTAACACTCTCTCTTCATCTCTAACActcactctaactctctctctctctaactctctctctctagttcTCTCTctaactttctctctctaactctctctctaactctctctctctctctctaactctctctctaactctctctctctctctctaaccttctCCTACAGACTTTGATAGAATAACCCAAAACAACTGGGGCTAAGCAAATCCGATTTAAAAACTAGCTTTATTGAAGGGGCTTCAACATGGAGGTAAAGCAGGTTAGTACGCTAATGAGTTTCACGCTATTAAAGTGCTTTGACAAAGCGCTGTAattagcgcgaaacgcgttggggTTTTAACCTGCTTTACCTCCATATTGTTTGCCCcttcaataaagttattttttagATCGGATTTGCTTAGCcccagttttttttttgcaacgcAGTGCTCCACATTTTTTCTCCATTTTGGTTCTCTCTTCTACGTTATCTCCCGGCTGGACGCACACACCTGAAGACAGATTTTCACCAAACTGTGAGTAATATAGTCCTCATTATATGTCTATTCTATGGATGAAGGTCGAACTCTATCAGCTCTAGGGGGATTTTCCTGAAAGAATAGGAACTGCTGAGCCATTGCTGTAAAAGCTTTTGGCTCTTGAAGCTCCAGACTCAGGCATTTCTTCTATATCCCATGAATGAGACTTTATttaaactcactgctgttatTATCTGTCTTCTACTCAAAGACACTAAAGCTTCAGTTGAAGCAATatactgcatgtgtgtgtttttttttttaataaatcagttctgtagtaagaaaaaaaatacttttagcattttctgttttaaaaaacaacaactatgaaagaccaattttcttatattctattttaacctgcatgtttgttcctatagcaaccatgtacattccccagatctaaagatgtcgccaaatttcaccgatcaatagacggagaacgaattgaccggcagctatacagttctttaggtaagtagagattgcccacatgaaactactgaagtaaaaaaaaaaactaaaagaaacgggagcttgaactgcagctttaagaagaaTAAATATGTTGTTACAATATTAATCCTAAACTCTGATGCACTGATTCCAGAGACTCTCATCTCTACTGCTTTGTTCTATCCCATGGAAAAAAGGGGTATCCTCGCCCATATGAAACCCTATCCACTGGTCATATAAATCTACCCATTGACCTCTAATAGCAAGACCCCAAAAGCCTCCCAAACTCACCTGTTGAGTGTAAGGAGAGAAACATCAGGAGCACCAGCCCTCGAGACACAAATTTACCAACCATCTTGATGCTAGAACTGATTTTAGGCCACAGGACTTGACGTTGAGTTGGAATAAGGAGAGTGGGAAAATGTAGGGTTCTTATACTCAATGATAGGAGGAGGATCCCATGAACCAAACCCACAGTACGTTTTTCTTAACCACCGCCTCCCAGTTTTCCAAATGTTCACGTGTTAATCATTTCGGCTGCTCCTGTGACTTAAATAATTTGTTGTTGTGAAGTATTGGCAGGGACATCCCGGGAACAATTACAATTCTATAAACTTTGCCCTATATTTCACAAGAGGTGATTAATTGCAAGTTCCATTTGGGTTTCTGTGTACATTAGGAATGGGATAGCTAAACCATCTATCATGTATCTATtcatccgtctctctctctctctctctctctctctctctctctctctctctctctctctctctctctctctcctctctctctctctctctcctctctctctctcctctctcctctatcAAGAATCCAAGCACTCACATATATGTAGGTACGGGTGGTAGTAGGGTGCAAACTGTCCAGGTATCAGCAAGGCAGCACGTCTGATAGAAGAAAACAGTACACGCTCTCCAAGATCCGAAGGGGAAATGTATTTCTCAAAGTTCCGGCTCCCAATGGAGCCTTTATCAAGAAGACCAACCGTGATACGGCAGTGAGCATATTTATAACTTGAGGTGACCTCTAGAAAACTCACTCGCTGAACCCCTCTCATGGAAACCTAGTGGGACCAGCGGGGCCCAAAATCCAAAAAGGAAaacaaggagaggggggggtgggtgtgggccTGAGTTTAGGATAGACTAGAATAGTATTAACCCTGTAGCATCATCCAGTTCCTCAGGCTTTGTCCCCGTTGGCCTCAGCGGAGACGGCGTGCATGGCACACACACGGTACGGCCCCAGTAGCCGCCTGTGCGCCCTGGCACAATGCGCGATGAACCAGCcgagtgacgtcatggccgcgcccccgccacgcccctcCCTTCGCGATCTCCTGAAGCGCAAACCACAGGCCggcggctgaaactggtgcacgcaGTGACTGGAGCCGTAGTCGTACAGGCAGTCTCCCGGCACAAGGAGAAGCTGCATCcgggggccttagcctaaggcctcgggcatggtcagcacttaggcgctgacccgtgctgaggcgcgcttacacttaccagtgagcccctgcagctgcaatgagagcggctttagcaggagctcgcgcacgcttccgcaggcgagcggaagcgtgtgtcttagaaatttttttgttttaagcgctcacgggagcgcagggccggtcacgtgagcggttcgcccaatgagggcgaaccagctctgtgatgatgtcactggcccgccccccgacacgcccacggatggcgcgcttaccaaggccagggaaagcacccgctttccctcagcctcagcgcgcctccgcacggctgctgcaaccctggacgcagcctaattctAACACAAATATAACTATTAACAGATGCAAATCGTAACAGCAATTACAAAATACTGATTAGTATACTAGGCAGCAgagtatacacatatatgcacacacatttgTCTTTCTAACATACTGTATGATTATATATTTAAGGTACGTATTATTAAAGCAACGAGGAATATCAACCTATTTTGGTGACCTCCACAATATTTTGTATTAACTCCCCCGTGTTCATATGTATTGTTTCTAATTACGCGTATCATTTTCAAATAAAGTTTCACAGCAATTAGACAACAATTGAATTATGCTGCTCTGTCCTGTTTAATTGCATGCTTAAAACCTAATGGGCGCACCTGCTAATAAAAGTACAGACCTTTGTCATTAAACATGTCCCTTTCATTGGGTCACTTTGCTCCCATTTGAGACTGGTCCTTTAACCCATTAAGCACATCACTGTTATTGGGGCTCTTTTCTcttacgtgggactgtccctttaacccgttaaaaacacgcccctgtcattaggtcactttgctcctacctgggactgaccctttaacccattagggAAGAAAATcaaggctccacggatttgctccaATAACcttattgagcaaatccgtggagccctgattttcttcccttctttataccctggattgatacagagaatcctgaaccgagagcaccggtagttgtatctcCTTTTTTATGATTATAATAGTGTGCAGCAATTTATCATTCTTCtatcctttaacccattaaacccaTCACTGTCATTAGGCCACTTTGCTCctccgtgggactgacccttaaacCCATTAAAAATGTTACTTTGGTCCTACATGGAACTGACCCTTAGACACAAAGAAATATCTTCTTAATAGCATCTGATATGGTACATTCATAGGATCTGCAATCCTATAACTAGTCAGTCCCCTGACCCTATAACTGATGCTACGGATGGGGTGGCACATAGAAATATCTTTTTAATAGAATAACAGATAGGAGGTTGAGGAGCGCTCAATGCCAAGTAGAATGTTCAATAACACCAAAAACCACCATCCAAGGAAAATAATGTCAGGATTAATAAGACGTGTAAGTAAGTAATATAGCCAACAATTATTGGTAAACACCCCCTGAAGACAGGTAGTGGGAAGCAATGAAGAACCCTCACCATCAATCTCATTGGGGGGTATCCCTGTagcaaaaacaaaataattactCACAATTCCTGGTGTGGCTGGATGGATATTCTGATTCCAAAGTGAAGTATACGGTATGCAGATGATATAAGGAGCGCGCGATCCGGTAGGAGCAAAGGGAGGACCCAGGTAACAAAAGTATACATTTATTGAGTCATCAAGACATTAAAATCCAACACGATTCGAACGCGttagcgttctttatcaaggataaacaTACAATGAAAATCATTTCTTTTAAATACCCTTCTTACCTGTATCCCGTTTGCGCCAAAAGAACATGCCTAAtgaatgacgtcatgacgtccgTGCATGAGAGTCCGCGCTAGTGCGAGCAACCAAGACGTCAGAAGCAGTCTAAGGGCAGAAGAGGCGGCAAGAAAGGGCAATGAAACTAAAATAACCATGGGCAAAAGAGAACCAACGGAAAGCATAGAGGAACAAAAGGCATAACGACGTAACAAAATCATTATTGTCCCCAACCTAAAAACcaagagagaaaaaggggggtgggaggagatgagggggaagagaggggggggggggaacaaaaagaaaaagaaagagaagggacaagagaaagggagaaaagaaaaaaataagtgaCAAAATATGACAATTAAAAACAATAACAAGAACTGTAAATGAAGCACCAAAAAAAAGGAATATATGAAGAAAAACAGAATAAACAAATATCTTAACAAAATGCCtaagtaaataaatacatgaaagaCATAGACATATGAATCATAGTGCTATAATCCTAACAAAGTATTAGCAGCTTGATAAATGATGATACATCAGCATAACATGATATAACATTCTTTAAGGTATATAGATGATAATAAAATCACAGGTTATTGTGTCATGATGAATATGTTTAAGGACTCAAAGGACATAATTCTGCATATTATATAGTGAGTACTGAAATATACAAAAGGACTAGGGAACATAACAATCAGAGAAAGTGGCCCAAATGCCATTCAATATTTAAACCAACAGGATGGCGTGTTCTGagaataaaaatccaatatgcctcccttaGGTTCAACAAATTGACATGGCCACACCTCTCAATTTATTAAGAACTAATTCAATACCTAAAAATGAAAAAATCCTAACACCTCCCTGCCGACATTCAGAGAAGTGCTTGGACACTGGGTGGTTAAGGTCCCCTAATCTTATTAGTCTTAAGTGCTCTTGGATTCTGATTTTAAGTGCTCTAATAGTCCTCCCAACATATCTTTTTCCACAACCGCCTGTAATGAGGTACACCCCAAATTGACATTTACAACTTATGAAACCATCAATATGATAATTCTTTACACTGTTGTCTGTCTGCGTGCCATCCAAATATGGGGAACAATCAAGAAAAAAGGTAGAAGGTTTCATGTGTCCACATACACTACATGAACCACATTGGAAGGAACCTTTAGTGGAAAAAGATTTTTTACCCATATGAGAAGCCCTAAGATCATTAGGGGAAATATAAGAACCCATAGTTTTCGCCCTGCAAAATACAAATTTTGGACCTGACCCGATGTACCTGCTCAaaacattccaatgtttggaaatgATGGCTCTGATGTTCCCACTTTGTTTATTATATTGTGAAATGAAAAGTGAACAATTGCCATCAAATCTTTTGTgtccccttttttttaaatctaaaccACTCCTCCCATGAGCACCAATACATGGGTCAGGAAGCATACATCTATAATCTCGAGTGGGTAATAAAGATGTTCTCTCTGTATTTAGAGCACTCTCGAATGCCTCAGTGATGCCTTTCACAGGGTATGCCCTATCCAGAAATCTCTGGGctaattcctcagactgagagaGAAAACACTTCAATGTTGagcaattccttctcagcctgaggAACTGCCCCTTAGGGATAGCCCGGATAACCTGtggtgggtggcagctgtccgccctcagGAACGTATCCCTTGAGTTCTTTTTCCTGAAAACTTCTGTTTGGATGACTTTATTAATATCTACAAATGATTGAAGATCCAGAAACTCAATATGGTGTGGGTGAAAGTTATGAGTGAATTTAAGATAACAATTgttattatttaaataattaacaaAAGAGTGTAGTGTAATaacatcccctttccaaataaaaatcaaatcatcCACAAatcttttgtaaaaaataatattttttacgGAAAATGTTCATGCAAGAAAAATAAActgtgactcccaccaccccataaagagatttgcatatgacggtgcaaagctcgtgcccatagctgtgccaatTAATTGTAAATAACATTTGTGATTAAAAGTGAAAAAGTTGGATGTAAGAAGAAACAAAATAGCATCCAAAATAAATGAGTCATGACGCATGTTCTTTTGGCGCAAACGGGATACAGGTAAGAAGGGTATTTATAAGGACTGATTTTCATTGTAtgtttatccttgataaagaacgcaaACACGTTCGAAACGCGATGGATTTTAATGTCTTGCtgactcaaaaaatgtatacttttgTTATCTGGGTCCTCCCTTTGCTCCTACCGGATCGTACGCTCCTTATATCATCTGCATAATACAATAACAGGCCTCTGGAATGCCTATCCCTTTAACTAGTTTGATATTCTCTATGGGAAAACTAGTACATTTCTGGTCCTAACCCCATAAATCATAATCTGTTATTGTTGTcactaataataattaaaaaaaatagcaatAATTATTATCAATCCCATAAAACCTCATAAACGTACATTCAATTGGTACATTTTATGGGATAGGTTGCAATAAAAACGTGTATATCTTCTTAACGGCATAAGTATAGGTTTAGACTTTTTGACCCAACTAATCAGTACCTGATATTAAGGAAGTATGAATGAAATGATGGATGGCATTAGGAAGGAAATATGAATTGGGTGACGCACAATGTTGGACTGTCTTGTcctgcctctcttctccacattcatataaatatatatcaccatcttcagcccgtgtctccccactactggatgaggcctccccaatgatctccctggtactgcggttacagcctctcttctccacatacatataaatatatatcaccatcttcagcccgtgtctccccactgctggatgaggcctccgcaatgatctcccaggtactgtggttacagcctctcttctccacatacatataaatatatatcccaccttcagcccgtgtctccccactgcaggATGAGGCCTCcgcaatgatctcccaggtactgtggttacagcctctcttctccacgtacatataaatacatatcCCCAttttcagcccgtgtctccccactgctggatgaggcctccccaatgatctcccaggtactgcagttacagcctctcttcttcacgaacatataaatatatatcaccacctgcAGCCCGTGTCTcctcactgctggatgaggcctccccaatgatctcccaggtacagcattacagcctctcttcttcacttaagtataaatatatttcacCATCTTCAGCCTGTATCTCCCCACTGcttgatgaggcctccccaatgatctcccaggtactacggttacagcctctcctctccacgtacatataaatatatatccccatcTTCAGCCCATGTCTcctcactgctggatgaagcctccccaattatctcccaggtactgcggttacagcttctcttctccacgcatatataaatatatatccccatcTTTAGCCCGTGTCTCCTCACT containing:
- the MUCL1 gene encoding mucin-like protein 1 isoform X3, which encodes MVGKFVSRGLVLLMFLSLHSTAADDNTTTAATTVATTAATTIVTTAATTTAAAATGVPGFGIALLVLAALILVLLMGLPCCFFYLRR